Proteins found in one Arachis stenosperma cultivar V10309 chromosome 8, arast.V10309.gnm1.PFL2, whole genome shotgun sequence genomic segment:
- the LOC130945914 gene encoding uncharacterized protein LOC130945914, whose product MADEHNHAPSSANQAEILAINESLKAKNQRMAEHLRQMEHDRSKGEHKSAENKDNNDEHTSKTKHTIPKATKTTTKKRTNPFAKEVMSFEMPQNFTLPSTLKPYNGIGDPNVHVTKFQAMMFMNKDSDPILCRTFPTFLDGAALIWFSNLPEGSISNFDELADQFINHFAASKIYAHNSDYLSTIKQGPTESLKDYMTRFAEATNEIPNLNPEVHLYALKSGLRPGKFQESIVIAKPKTLVEFREKVTTQIEVEEFRALRRADKPTLSREEKR is encoded by the coding sequence ATGGCAGACGAGCACAACCACGCTCCCTCGAGCGCCAATCAGGCCGAGATTCTGGCAATCAACGAGTCCCTTAAGGCCAAGAACCAAAGAATGGCCGAGCACCTGCGACAAATGGAGCACGACCGAAGTAAAGGAGAACACAAAAGTGCCGAAAACAAAGATAACAATGATGAGCACACCTCGAAAACTAAACACACCATCCCTAAAGCCACCAAAACGACCACCAAAAAAAGAACCAACCCCTTTGCCAAAGAAGTCATGAGTTTTGAAATGCCCCAAAACTTCACCTTACCATCAACCCTAAAGCCCTACAATGGAATAGGAGATCCGAATGTCCACGTCACCAAGTTCCAGGCCATGATGTTCATGAATAAGGATTCCGACCCAATTTTATGTCGTACTTTCCCAACCTTCCTAGATGGAGCCGCCCTGATTTGGTTTTCTAACCTCCCTGAAGGCTCCATTTCTAACTTCGATGAACTAGCAGACCAGTTCATCAACCACTTCGCCGCATCCAAAATATACGCCCATAACTCTGATTACCTAAGCACCATCAAACAAGGACCGACCGAAAGCCTAAAAGATTACATGACCAGGTTTGCCGAAGCGACCAACGAGATACCTAACCTAAACCCCGAAGTCCACCTCTATGCCTTAAAGAGCGGCCTCCGACCAGGGAAATTCCAAGAATCCATAGTCATTGCTAAACCAAAAACCCTGGTCGAGTTTCGCGAAAAAGTAACAACCCAGATCGAGGTGGAAGAATTTCGAGCATTACGAAGAGCAGATAAACCTACCCTAAGCAGAGAGGAGAAAAGGTGA
- the LOC130945915 gene encoding protein C2-DOMAIN ABA-RELATED 7-like — protein MMDQIYGVLKLRIQRGINLAIRDLRSSDPYVVVSMGTQKLKTKTIHKDLNPEWNEELTLIVDDIKTPIHLKVFDKDMFSADDEMGEAVIDIRPSVKCWNKGLEKLPDGCVVKRIQPNENNYLAEESTCIWHNGTIIQRMLLKLRNVECGELLCELEWVSVLGSMGLLELQQLHA, from the exons ATGATGGACCAAATCTATGGTGTTCTCAAACTTAGGATTCAGAGAGGCATTAATCTCGCAATTCGCGATTTGCGTTCTAGTGATCCTTATGTTGTTGTCAGCATGGGTACTCAG AAACTGAAAACTAAGACCATACATAAAGATCTCAATCCTGAGTGGAATGAAGAATTGACCCTTATAGTTGACGATATTAAAACTCCAATACATCTG AAAGTTTTCGACAAAGACATGTTCTCAGCAGATGATGAAATGGGTGAAGCAGTTATAGATATAAGGCCATCTGTTAAGTGCTGGAACAAAGGATTGGAAAAACTCCCAGATGGTTGTGTAGTGAAAAGAATTCAGCCAAATGAAAATAACTATCTTGCAGAAGAGAGTACCTGTATTTGGCACAATGGGACTATAATCCAACGTATGCTCTTAAAATTGAGAAATGTTGAGTGTGGTGAATTACTCTGTGAACTTGAATGGGTTAGTGTACTAGGTTCTATGGGCTTATTAGAGCTACAACAATTACATGCTTAA
- the LOC130946490 gene encoding protein NDR1-like: MAEQHSCCSCCFSFIITMGLTALFFWLSLRVDQPKFYLESIYVPALNRSLPSTTKNDTVLFKIKFTNPNKDKGIKYDAVRVNISVFLSQNTTRLLSNSTAVAPFYQGRQKKAHKPSSASFVGNLTPAAGMDGKVYFRVDFATAVKYKILFWYTKRHGMWGGANVEINNGGVKVYPKPVRLGNEPPRIVNGAPVFRGGYRALLPLFLAAWIMRTR; this comes from the coding sequence ATGGCGGAGCAACACAGCTGCTGCTCATGCTGCTTCAGCTTCATAATAACCATGGGCCTCACCGCCCTCTTCTTCTGGCTCTCCCTCCGTGTTGACCAACCAAAATTCTATCTCGAGTCAATTTACGTTCCTGCCCTCAACAGATCCCTTCCGTCAACAACAAAAAACGACACCGTTTTATTCAAAATAAAGTTCACGAACCCTAACAAAGACAAAGGGATCAAATACGACGCCGTTCGGGTCAACATCTCCGTCTTCCTCTCCCAAAATACCACGCGCCTACTCTCCAACTCCACCGCCGTCGCTCCTTTCTACCAAGGCCGCCAGAAGAAGGCGCATAAGCCTAGCTCTGCTTCCTTCGTCGGAAACCTCACGCCGGCGGCGGGGATGGACGGGAAGGTGTATTTCCGGGTGGATTTTGCGACCGCGGTGAAGTACAAGATCTTGTTTTGGTACACGAAGCGACACGGTATGTGGGGAGGGGCAAATGTGGAAATTAACAATGGGGGTGTGAAGGTGTATCCAAAACCGGTGAGGCTTGGCAACGAGCCACCGAGGATCGTGAACGGCGCACCGGTGTTCCGTGGAGGCTATCGTGCGCTTCTTCCGCTATTCCTAGCCGCGTGGATAATGCGCACTCGTTGA